One window of Verrucomicrobiia bacterium genomic DNA carries:
- a CDS encoding thermonuclease family protein yields the protein MLAGLLLPLLLWACAVSGADLRGRVVSVSDGDTLKVVSGRKETTIRLAGIDAPERRQPYSEQAKRALSEMVFGKDVRVVIQDTDRYGRTVGVVYVGRKQVNLELVRMGLAWHYRQYSDDKDLARAEVEARKARRGLWADRKPVAPWDWRRANAAAARR from the coding sequence ATGCTTGCGGGGCTGTTGCTGCCGTTGTTGTTGTGGGCTTGTGCCGTTTCGGGCGCGGATCTGCGCGGGCGTGTCGTTTCGGTGTCGGATGGCGATACCCTGAAGGTGGTCTCCGGGAGGAAGGAGACGACGATCCGATTGGCGGGCATTGATGCGCCGGAGCGGCGGCAGCCGTATTCGGAACAGGCGAAGCGGGCGCTGTCGGAGATGGTCTTTGGGAAGGATGTCCGGGTGGTGATTCAGGACACGGACCGTTACGGGCGGACGGTGGGGGTGGTGTATGTGGGGCGGAAGCAGGTCAATCTGGAGTTGGTGCGGATGGGTCTGGCCTGGCACTACCGGCAGTATTCCGACGACAAGGATCTGGCCCGGGCGGAGGTGGAGGCTCGAAAGGCGCGGCGCGGTCTGTGGGCGGATCGGAAGCCGGTGGCGCCATGGGACTGGCGACGGGCCAACGCGGCCGCTGCCCGGCGTTAA
- a CDS encoding aldo/keto reductase: MKRRTFFELMGGATATTTLGIDRLLADFKVSDPLRPGVAGLPRRILGRTGWEVSIIGFPALALMRLDQNEANRAVQDAFHRGVNYFDNAPAYGRDGDCERKLGPALEGIDRSQIFLACKTKARDKAGARAELERSLERHRTDRFDLYQMHHLVTVDEVRQAFAPGGAIEAFLEAREQGKIRWIGFSAHSTRAALAALKAFEFDTVMFPVSFAEFYLRDFGKAVLESAADRGAAVLAIKPMCMGAWPEGVERTRNWWYRTTETPEEVSLALRFALSLKGVVSGFPPAFVELLDKALIAAREYEPATAEVRDGLRDLAQRCESIFIREDLQGENSASLNRLPYPEHAHECMG; this comes from the coding sequence ATGAAACGCCGCACGTTTTTCGAACTGATGGGCGGGGCAACCGCCACCACCACCCTGGGCATCGACCGGTTGCTTGCCGACTTCAAGGTCTCGGATCCACTCCGTCCCGGCGTGGCTGGTCTCCCCCGCCGAATTCTGGGTCGCACCGGTTGGGAAGTATCCATCATCGGATTCCCGGCCCTCGCCCTCATGCGCCTCGATCAGAACGAAGCCAACCGCGCCGTGCAGGACGCCTTTCACCGCGGAGTGAACTACTTTGACAACGCTCCGGCCTACGGTCGGGACGGCGACTGCGAGCGCAAACTGGGCCCTGCCCTCGAAGGCATCGATCGATCCCAGATCTTCCTCGCCTGCAAGACCAAGGCCCGCGACAAGGCCGGCGCCCGCGCCGAACTGGAGCGCTCCCTGGAACGCCACCGCACCGACCGTTTCGACCTCTATCAGATGCACCACCTGGTCACCGTGGACGAGGTGCGCCAGGCCTTCGCCCCGGGCGGGGCCATCGAGGCGTTCCTCGAGGCGCGGGAACAGGGCAAGATCCGCTGGATCGGGTTCTCCGCCCACAGCACCAGGGCCGCCCTCGCCGCCCTCAAGGCCTTCGAATTCGATACCGTGATGTTCCCCGTCAGCTTCGCCGAATTCTACCTCCGCGACTTCGGCAAGGCCGTTCTCGAGTCTGCCGCGGATCGCGGCGCGGCGGTCCTGGCCATCAAACCCATGTGCATGGGTGCCTGGCCCGAAGGCGTCGAGCGCACCCGTAATTGGTGGTACCGCACCACGGAGACGCCCGAGGAGGTGTCCCTCGCCCTTCGCTTCGCCCTTTCGCTCAAGGGCGTCGTCAGCGGATTCCCTCCCGCCTTCGTCGAACTCCTCGACAAGGCGCTGATCGCCGCCCGCGAATACGAACCCGCCACCGCAGAGGTCCGCGACGGCCTTCGCGATCTCGCGCAACGCTGCGAATCGATCTTCATTCGCGAAGACCTTCAGGGCGAAAACTCCGCCTCCCTCAACCGCCTGCCCTACCCCGAACACGCCCACGAATGCATGGGCTGA